AGAAGATGAAAGAGATTTGCCAAATGTATTTCAGTTCTTAACTCAAAGAGTTAAGACTGGTTTTACTTTTGACATCGCACCAACAGTAGATTCGGGTTCAGTAGCGATTTTAAAATACGATGAACATAAATCATTTATCAATAAATTAGGCGGAAATGATAACACGCTAATAATTGGTGAAAACTATGATGCATTAAAGAATCTATTAGTGATAGAGAGAGAGAGCGAGCGGGGGCTTGAATTTAATTATGATGTAATTTATATCGACCCTCCTTATAATACCGAAGCATCAAAAAATGATGGCAACAGCGTTGCAAACGACAAAGAGTTCGTTGATTCCAACAAATTTATCTATCGGGATAAATACAGCCGTAACGGTTGGTTAAACATGATAAATGAAAGACTAAGAATGGCAAAAGACCTATTAAAAGAAGATGGGGTTATTTTTGTTTCGATTGATGACAACGAACAAGCTTATTTAAAAGTATTAATGGACGAAATTTTTGGGGAAGAGAATTTTGTTGCAAATATGATAAACAAAACGGGTGCAGGAAGATCTGACTCGAAAAATATTGCTATTAAAAAAGAATATGTTTTATGTTATCAAAAAACCAATTTATTTATAGCTAATAAAAAATCAAGTAATATAGAAAATTATAAATATAAGGATAATAATGGTTTTTACTCAAGAAACTCATTTGATAGACAAGGCTTAAGATATAGCCCATCATTAGATTATGAAATCATAGCACCTGATGGATCTAAAATTTATCCTGGTAATTCCAAAGAAAAATGATTAGATAGACAAAAAAATAAAAATATTGAAAGAGATTGGTGTTGAACTCTTTCAAAAAAAGAATATAAAAATAGAAACGATAATGGATTAATTGAATGATATAAAGTTAATAATCAATGAAGAGTTGCATATAAAAAATATTTTGACGCTAACGATAAAAGTATACCCTATTCAGATTTAATAAATGATAAATCATATAATGGAATGTATGAAATCAAACAAATATTCAACAATAGAGTTTTTAATTATCCGAAATCAATCGAACTGATAAAGTATTTATTAAATTTGTGTCAAAATAAAAACGCTCGCATTCTTGATTTCTTTGCAGGTTCAGGTACAACTGCTCATGCTGTTATGGAACTAAATAGAGAAGACGGTGGAAACAGAACATACACTTTAGTAACAAATAATGAAAATAATATTGCTGATGAAATCACGTATGAAAGACTTTATAGAATAAATAACGGCAAAGGAACAAAAGGCGAAACATTTGATTGGCTAAAGAAAAACGAACCTTATCGTGAAAATTTAAATGTGTTTAATATCGTTAAATATAATACTTCAATAAATAACACAGAAGACGACAACACAAAAATCAAAAGTATATTTAGAAATTCTTTAACATATTTCGGAATTAGCGATAATTCGTTAAACAATTTAGATATCTTAAGAGATTTACAATCATTAGAAATATATGAGAAGAAGGCGTAAATGAAATTAATAAATACGCAAAATAGAGCAGTCGGAGAACTAGTTGACCACTGTGTTAAAAATTATCTTTCGGACAAAAACACTTCAAATAAAATTATTGAATTTAAAGCACCAACGGGTAGTGGCAAAACATTTATGTTAGCTAATTTTATTGACAAAATGATTACAAAAAATCGCGAAATTAATAATGGAAATCAAAAAATTATTTTTATTATAGTTACATTATCATCTGCCGATTTACCTCGCCAAATGGAAAATAATATCAAAGATTATCTACCATATTTACAAAATAGACACATAAATATTCAAAGGCAAGAATCTCCGTCTACATCCGACAAAAACATTAAAGATAAGGATGTGAGATTTTTTGCCGAAAACGAAAAAGTTCTTATCTTTGGTTCGTCATCTTTTGGTAAAAAAAGACTATTCACGGAATATGGAATATTTGATGCTTTTCTACAGCAAATAGAAAATCAAGATTACAAGTTAATTTATATCAGGGATGAAGCACATCACGGTGGTTTGATTAATAATAAAGATACAAAGGATTATGAAGAAAAATTCGAATCAAAAGTTCAAAAAGCAGCAAACTTCGTAGTCAAAATGACCGCTACCCCAAAGGGTGGTTATGAACAAGTTATAATTACAGAAGACCAATTAAGAAAAGACAACATAGTTCTTTTAAAAAATAATTTAATGTTTAATCACGGAATTTCTAGGATTAATTTTGAAGAAGTTTCAACCGAAGAAATATTAGAAGTAGCATGTAAAGAATTTAGAAATATAAAAGATAACTTTTACAGCGATAGTAAAAAAGAACCTGGTTTAGTTAACATAAACCCCGCAATGCTAATTCAAGTAACGGACAAAGTAAGCAAAAATAAAGAAAAATTTGAAAAAGATTTGAACATAATAACCAATATTTTAGAAAAAAACAATCTACAATATGTCAAATATTTTAGTGGTGAGAAAATTGACTCAAAAGCAAGAAATGTTAAGTCATTAAAAGAAATATCCAAAAATAATTCCGATGTTGACGTAATAATATTTAAAGTGGGTCCAGCAACTGGCTGAAACATTCCGAGAGCGTGCATGCTATTACAAATTAGAGATGTGTCATCTGATACATTAAATAAACAAACCATAGGAAGAATAAAAAGAAATCCAAATCCAAATTTTTATTTTGATGAGAATAGCATTGCGAACAACTACTATATTTATTCTAATAAAAAAGAAGATACACGCGAAACAATGATTTACAAACTAAAAAATGTATACGAAACAGCAACATTTGCAAGCGGTAAAATTAATCCATTACTCTTAAAACAAGCAAGTAATACTCAAAAATACTATGATGATGTTTTATCAATTATGAATAAAACTGAAGTATTACAACTTGCAAAAAATTATTTAGATCATCTTGCTAAATACCACTATTTGATAGCTAAAGAAACAGAAATTAAAGAAGGTAAAATCGTCAAAAAATTAATAGAAGAAAAAATATGAAATAATATTGATTTAGAAATATTTTGCGAAAATTCAATTTTAGAAAATCATAAACTTTTTTCTATACAATTAAAAAATAAATTAAACAATTGATTCGAAAGTGAAATTATGAATTTCGACAATAAAATATCTATTCATTTATTTTGATACATAATTATCAAAAATTATTTGAATGATATAAGGGGTTGTCACAAAAAATCGGTTGAATTACTCAAAAAAACTAGTGACCAAAAGGAATATATTCTTAATTTCCAAAAAACATTACCGATTTATCTTTACAATTATAAAAATAAACACGATATCATGATAGTCGAAAATATTATGAAGTATGCATATGTTAATACATTAAAAGAAAAAAAACATGTCCATTATTTCGATAGTGAAACAGAGTTAAATTTCATTAATCATATTACTTCATGTTTGAATGATTATCCGAATTATTTTGAAAAGGTTGAATTATGAACTAGAAACGCAGTATTTCACGGTATTAATTTTCAATATTATGAAGAATTTAATGATATTAAGAATTCTTATCCCGACTTCATTATTAGATACAAAAACAACCATGAGTCACATGATTTAATTATCGAAGTTAAAGATTTTGAAAATGATTACGATGAAAACAAAACAAAAAATATAATCACAGCTTTTAATAATTACATTGATGAATATAAAAGTAATTGAATAACTAAAGATTTATCTATAATTGTTGCTTATGTTAGCGAATCAGTAGATCACAAAATACTATTTAGAGGTTCTAGCACTAGTGAAAAATTAAATAAAATTCTTAATCACGAAAATAAAAAACCAATTTGAAGTGTAAAAGATCTATTCGAGACTATTAGTGAATAAAGAATTAAAAGTTCAGGTATAATGCCTGAACTTTTTCATTTTTGTTTTGCTATTTAACTGTTGAGTAATTAATAAGATACTATATTAATTTAAATTTTGTTATATAATCTAATCGCATTGGCCAACAGCTGCTATTAAAGTAGAGGAAAGTCCACGCTAGCACTTTCTGCGATGAAAGTAGTGTTCATGCTAAGCCCAATAAGCTTAGGCCTAGACGACTAGTGCCACAGAGACGAGAATTGTGAAACGCGGTAAACTCCATGAGCTAGAAACCCAAATTTTGGTAGGGGAATTTTCTCGAGAGAATTGAATCAAGAGAGAAAACCAGTTTACTGGTTAGATAAATTGTTGGCACCTTATTATTTTTAAGGGACAAAACGTGGCTTATAGATGCGAAATATGCGGTTACGCATATTTTTTTGTACCAAAGTCATACAAAAATGAGTATATTAGTAAAATCATTGACATGATTAAATTTAAATATTGACTTATGAAAATTAAAATTTATTTATGTTTTTTAGTGATTTTAGCAGGCAAAATTAAGTTTTTGGTAAAATTAAAATTAACAATATATCAAGGAGGTCTCATGTCATTAAAAGCTGGGATAGTAGGCTTACCAAATGTTGGTAAGAGCACTTTATTTAGTGCATTAACTAAATATCAAGTTGAGGCAAGTAATTATGCCTTCACCACAATTGAGCCAAATGTTAGTTCAGTGCCTTTAAAGGACAAAAGATTATACGAATTAGCAAAACTGGTAAATCCAAATAAAATTGTGCCCGCAACATTTGATTTCGTTGATATTGCGGGTCTAGTTCAGGGTGCTTCAAGAGGCGAAGGACTTGGAAATAAATTTCTAGGTAACATCCGAGAAGTTGATGCAATTATTCATGTTGTACGTTGTTTTGACGACAAAAATATCATGCATGTTGCCAATGAAGTAAATCCTGTAAACGATAAAGATGTTATCAATATGGAATTAAATTTAGCTGATTTAGACACAATTAAAAACGTGCTAAACAGGATATCTAAAAAAGCAAAATCAGGAGATAAAATAGCTCTTATTGAGCAAAATCTTTGTTTAAAAATTCAGGAACTTTTAGAACAAGGCAAGGCAGCCCGTGAATTAAAAGATATTACTGAAGAAGAAGCCAAAATTTTAAAAGGCTATCACCTTTTGACATTTAAGCCAATGATTTACGTAGCTAATATGTCAGCTGAAGAAATTGCGAATTATGAAAATGCCCCATTATTTAAAATGTTCAAAGCATCGTGTTCAAGCGAAGAAAAAATCCTGCCAATTTGCGTTCAATTAGAAAGCGAAATATCGCAGTTAGATGAAAACGAAGCTCAAGAGTGGCTACAAACCTATGAAATTAAATTTAGTGGATTAGATTTATTAACTAGAGAAGCATTTGATTTATTGAAACTTAAAACATATTTCACTGTTGGACAAATTGAAGTCAGAGCATGAGTTTTTCATGATGGAATGTTAGCGCCTCAATGTGCAGGAATTATCCACACCGACTTTGAAAATAAATTTATTAAAGCTGATGTAATAACTTATGAAGATTTTGTCGAATTAGGTTCAGAACAAGCTGTGAAAGCTGCTGGAAAAATCCGTTCTGAAGGAAAAAACTACGTTATGAAAGATGGCGACATTTGTCACTTTAAATTCGGAAAATAATTAGCCTTAGGGCTAAATGGGGGTTTAGTATAATGGTAGTACTGCAGTCTCCAAAACTGCTTGCAAGGGTTCGATTCCTTTAACCCCTGCCATTTGACAAAAAGCTGTGAAAACAGCTTTTTTTCTATATTTTACTTATAAAATAATGGCGGTTCTATGCATAGCTGAGTAATTTTATTATTTATGTTATAATAAAAGAGTTAATTATTACGAGGAGAAAAATGAATGAATTAGAAAAAGCAAAGAAAATTGCTATTCCACTATTGGTGTTACAAATTGTTGCTGTTATTTTAGGAATAATTGCTTATAGTTTAGTTATTAAGCTTGCGACGGATACCCAACCATCAACAAATGAAAGCAATAATCTTGATGTCGCACATCAAAGTGTTTCATTAATATTTTTACAATTGCTTCTATGTGGTTCTGGAATTGCTGGAGTTGTTTTACAAATAATATTAGCAGTTAAGGCAAGCAAATTTGATCAAACAATAATGATTTTATTAATTGTTGGTTTCTTCGTTCCAATCGTTTCACTTGTAGGTGTAATAATGGTACTTACAAAAAAATATGTTGTTAAACCAATAAACAATAATAACGTTAATAACGAATCTAAACAAGATAACCCAGTGTTTGAATTAGATAAAACCAATTTATAAAAATCGCTAAACGCGATTTTTTTACTCAATTTTACTAGTTTGATATAAATTGTACGATAAAGATTTATTCAATGCAAACATGTCTAAAATAATTGCTTGGCGATTAATGCGTTTTTTAAGCGCTTCACGGTCTTTTTCTTGTCATAATTCCTTCATTCTTTCCAGTTTATAAACAAATGAGTTAATCACTAGAATTACGCTCAATGAATAGATACCTATCAGGCCAAAGAAAATGGTAAAAGATAAATACATCAAACTCCAAAAATCTAAATGTCCAACTTTAATGTCTACCTTAAAGGGGATAAATTTTTGACTTCACCCCATAACTAATAAAACTGTTAATATTGATGATATCGTCACAGTTCAAAAGTAAGGTCTTACATGATGTTTGTATTTTACAAATTTATTTTTTTCCATGTTTACTCCTTTTTCATATTATACTAATTTTATTTAAATGAGTAACATATATTAAAATGACGTAACATACACAAATATGAGTATAAAAGAAAAAAATAGCCCGCAGGCTATTTTTTAGAATTTGAGATGTTAATCCGAGCAATTGCTTTACGTAGTTGCAATTCAAATTTCGCTTTATCATCTTTGTCTGTTTCTTTTAGATGAGCTAACGCTTCTTCACGATCACGTTTTGCTCTATTAATGTCAATGTCTTTACTATCAATAATATCATCGGTAATTATTTTGATTCTTTTGCTATCAGCAAACACGACGCCACCGCCGATTACACATAATTTATAATCAGGGTCGTTAGGTTCATTAATTGATAACTTGCCTACCGCAATATTGCTGATGAAAGGGGTTCTGTTAGGTTGAAGCATAATAGCTCCACCAGTTACTGTTGAAAGGTTTACTGAACGTACATCCCCTTCATAAAATATACCTTCTAAAGTTGAAATACTTAGTCTTACAACTTGATTTGAATTATTTTTCTCTGTTGTTTGATTCATCTTCGGTTTGCTCTACATTTTCTTGAATGCTATTAGCTTTTTTGTATTCATCATATCTTTGTTCAACTTCGCTGATATCTCCGGCATAAAGGAATAAATCTTCAGGTACTTCATCATAATTACCTTCCAAAATTCCTTTAAAACTCTTAATAGTATCTGCTAATTTAACATAAGCACCTGGTTTACCAGAGAATTTTTCAGCAACTGTAAATGGTTGAGAAAGAAAGTTTCTAATTCTTCTTGCCCGTGAAACTAACAATTTATCTTCTTCACTTAATTCACCCATACCTAAAATCGCAATAATATCTTGCAATTCTTTAAATCTTTGTAGGATTGAAACTACGCCGTAAGCAACATTGTAGTGTTCTTGTCCAACAACTAATGGGTCTAACAACTTAGAACTTGATTCTAGAGGGTCAACAGCCGGATAGATACCAAGCGCTGCAATATTACGGTCTAGAACTGTTTTAGCGTCCAAGTGATTGAATGTTGTAGCAGGAGCAGGGTCAGTTAAGTCATCGGCCGGAACATAGACAGCTTGTACCGAAGTAATTGAACCTTTATGTGTTGAAGTGATTCTTTCTTGTAATTGTCCCATTTCAGTAGCTAATGTTGGTTGGTAACCAACGGCACTCGGCATACGCCCTAGAAGTGCTGAAACTTCTGAACCAGCCTGAGTGAATCTAAAAATATTGTCGACGAATAATAGCACGTCTTGGTTTTGTTTATCACGGAAATATTCCGCCATAGTCAAACCAGTTAAAGCAACACGCATACGTGCCCCAGGAGGTTCGTTCATTTGACCAAACACTAGTGCTGTTTTGTCAAGAACACCCGATGCTTTCATTTCATAGTAAAGGTCATTACCTTCACGTGTTCTTTCTCCAACACCGGCAAAAACGCTAAGTCCACCGTGTTGCGTAGCAATGTTATTAATCAATTCTTGAACAAGAACTGTTTTACCAACACCAGCTCCACCAAATAAACCAATTTTTCCACCTTTAGCGTAAGGAATTAATAGGTCAACAACCTTAATTCCTGTTTCTAAAATTTCACTTGCAGTTTTTTGTTCTTCATAGCTTGGTGCTTTGGCGTGAATAGGCATTTTTAATGTATCGGGTTCGTCACCATTATCAATAGCTTCACCTAAAACATTAAACATACGGCCTAAAACTTTTTCACCAACTGGTACCGAAATAGGAGCTCCGGTATCAGCAACTTTAACCCCACGAGCTAACCCGTTTGTTGAAACCATCGAAATTGTTCTAACTGTATCGTCGCCAATGTGTTGAGCGACTTCCAAAGTAAATTTAACCCCGTCGAATTCAGCAACTAATGCGTTTAGTAGATTTGGTAATTTTCCTTTAGGAAATTTAACGTCTACGACAGGACCTAAAATTTGTACAATTGTTCCATTATTTTTCTTCATAATATCTCCTTAAACTGCATTTGCCCCACCCACAATTTCATTCAATTCTTGGGTGATGTTACTTTGACGTTTTCTATTGTATTCTAGATTCAAATCGTCAATTAATTCGTCAGCATTATCAGTTGCTGTTTCCATTGCGGCACGTCTTGAAGCGTATTCGCTAATAACCGCAGAAGCTAAACATTTGTTTACCTTAGCTGACACGTATAAAGGCACAGTGTTAATTAAAATTTCCTTCGCACTAGGTTCAAATTCAATAACTTGATTGATTTTTCGTTGTTGATTCTTTTTGAAGTTGTATTCATAAGGCAATATTTTTAAATCATGTTCTTGTTGAACTAGATTATTAACAAATTCATTGTATAAAACATGAATTTCACCAACTTCATTTTTACGGTATTTTTCAACCATGATTTTAGTGCATTTTTGAGCAATGTTTTTGATTTCGCAATGTGCTCAACTTGTAGATTTAATTATTTGATTTTTGTATTTAGCTTCTAAAATCGAAATACCTTTACTGCCCAATACTATTAATTCGTCTTGGTCGGTAATTGTATTTTTAACTAATTTTAAAACGTTAGAATTGTAGCTTCCAGCCAAACCTAAATCGCTGGTTATGACTAAAAATAAACGTTTTTTACTGGTTTTAGCAGCAAAATAGTCTCTTAAATCTTCTGCACTCAAATAAGAATAGAATCCACCAAAAATGTCACTAACTTGTTGCTCATATAATTTTACCGAGTTGAAGTAGTCACGTGCTTTACGCATTTTTGATGTCGAAACAAGTTCCATAGCGTGAGTAATTTTACGAATAGATTCAACTGTGTTAATACGAGATTTAATTTTTTGTAAACTGGCCATAATTAAGCTTCATATTGGGCACGATATTTTTCAGGCATTTGAGCGTGATCGTTAGGGTTGTAGTTTGGTAAACCTGCCACAATATCTTTCACAATTTTTACTAATTTAGTAGTTAATTTATCTTTGATTTCGTCAGTTAAATCATTATTCGCATGAATGATTTCATCAATAATAATGTTACCTTCAGCTGAATTCATAAATTTAATTACGTCTTCACGGTATTTTAATATTGATTCTTTAGGTAGAGGGTTAATAATTCTTTCTTTGTTTCCAAGCAGAATTGCCACTTGTGCATACATATTAATTGGTTGATATTGGCCTTGTTTTAGGAATTCAAATACTTTTGCACCATGTTCTAAAATAGTTTTAGTAGATGCATCTAAGTCAGAACCAAATTGAGCAAAAGCTAGCATTTCATTATATTGAGCTAGTTCAAGTTTTAGCGAACCTGAAACTTTCTTCATAGCTTTAATTTGCGCTGCTGAACCAACACGGCTAACACTGAAACCAACATCAACTGCAGGACGTTGTCCTGAGTGGAACAAGTTTTCTCTTGTGAAAATTTGCCCATCTGTAATTGAAATTACATTGGTTGGAATGTATGCTGAAATGTCGCCTTGTTGAGTTTCAACTATAGGAAGTGCTGTAATTGAACCACCGCCGTTTTCTTTATTAACACGCGCAGCTCTTTCAAGTAATTGCGAGTGCAAGTAGAAAACATCTCCTGGATATGCTTCACGTCCAGGTGGACGTCTTAAAAGCAATGAAAGCGTACGATATGCCACCGCATGTTTACTTAAATCATCGTAAACAATTAGAACATCTTCGCCATTTGCCATTCATTCTTCAGCAATAGTAACGCCTGTATAAGGCGCAATGTATTGTTGAGGTGCTAATTCACTAGCAGCAGAAACAACAACAGTTGTGTATTCCAAAGCTCCTGTTTCTTCTAATTTGTGAACAATTTGTGCAACAGTTGAGTTTTTTTGTCCAATAGCAACATAAACACACTTAACATTTTTACCTTTTTGGTTAATGATTGTGTCTATTGCAATAGCTGTTTTGCCAGTTTGACGGTCACCGATAATTAATTCACGTTGGCCGCGACCAATTGGAATCATTGAGTCAATAGCTACGATCCCTGTCTCTAAAGTTACATTAACTTCTTGACGTGTCATAACGCCTGGCGCAACTTTAAAGATTTCACGTCTATTTTCGGTCTTAATAGGACCTTTACCATCGATTGGTTGTCCTAAAACGTTAATAACACGACCAATCAATGAATCACCAACACCAACAGAAATAACTTCTCCAGTACGTTTACACTCATCGCCTTCAGATAGTTTTTCAGCATCACCGAAAATAGCGATACCAACAACTTCTTCTTCAAGGTTTAAAACCATACCGTAAATGTTATCTTTGAAAGCAATAATTTCACCATTTTTAGCGTTATCTAAACCACTAACTAGAGCAATACCATCACCGATAGTAATGATTTGTCCAACTTCAGAATAATCAACGGTAGAATTAAAGTTTTTGATTCTAGTTTTGATGATTTTACTGATATCTTCTGTATAACTATTCATATTAGACTCCTTTCTTTATGATTAATGATGAAAGTTTCTCTAAATCTAATGCAATGTTTTGTTCAATGACATCGCTATCAATTTCAATTCTAAAACCAGATAAAAGTTCAGGTTTTTGAATGTAATTTAGTTCAACTTTTGAATTGTATTTCTTTTCTAAAAAAGATTTAATTTTGTTCATACGCCCCTTAGATAAAGGGAAGGCAGTATAAACCTTTGCAAATTTAATACCTAATGTTTGGTTAGAAAGACGGAAAAATTGTTTGACTATTCGACCAAGCACGGTTGTTGCGCGACGTTGCACAACAACTTTAAAAAACTTTACCAATAATTCTGTATTAGGTATATTTGCGAATGTTTGATCGATAAAATCAAATTTTGTTTCCTTCTCAATATTAGGATTTGCGAGTAATTTTAAGAAATTTTGTTCTTCTTCAAAAACTGGTCAGATTTGACTTAGTGTTTGATGTACTTGGGCTAGTTCATTATTTTCTGAGGCTAACTCATATAATGCGATGGCATAACCATCAATATTAGCTTTTTGATACATTATTCACCTTTAAGAAATTCGTCAATAATTTTATTTTCAATATCACTATTGACTTCTTCTTTTAGAATTTTACGACTCAACATCGCCGCTGCTGCAGCTATATGTTTTTGGTTCTCTTCAAGTAGTTCTTGTTTTTGAAGTTTTACATCAGCTTTTGCTTCATTTATGATTCGTTTAGATTCGCGTTTTGCTTTTTCTAAATATGTTACTAAAACTTTCTCGCCTTCGTGTTTAGCGTCTTTAACAACATTTCTGGCCTCGTCGTGGGCATTTAATAATTTCATGTTAGCTTTGGCTAACAATTCTTGTGAAGAGACGTTAGCTTGTTCCGCTTGGTCTATATTACTTTGAATATAATCTTGACGTTGCTTAATTGCTTTTTTGACTGGTTTGTATAAAAAGTATCACAAAATAATTAGCACTAATACAAGTGAAACTAATGTTGCCACAAACATAGGTCACGATGGGAAAAGTTTTTCAAATTTCTCAGTGAAGGCTTCAGTAATTGAAGGACCACTGGATAGCATAACGTTATTTATTGACATATTAGTTTCCGAAAACGAATAGAAGTAGAATAGCGATTAAGAAACAATAAATAGCAGCAGTTTCAGCTAAAGCCATACCAACAATCATGATGGTTCTGATTTTACTTGCTGCTTCAGGATTACGTCCAACAGCTTCAGCGGCTCTACCACTAGCTAGACCTTGTCCTAAACCTGTACCAAAGCATCCAAGCATACAGATACCGGCACCAATAGCGATTAATCCTTGTTTATCCATAGTTACCTCCTAGTAAATATTTTTAGATATATTTATAATATTTTGTTGATTTTTAAGTTGTTTTTTAGAAGTTTTGTTTTTACGTGTGTGTATTTCAACTTCATTTGTTCAGTAAATAGTTGTTAATACTGTGAATATTAACGCTTGAATGACGGCCCCAAAGATATCGAAGAACATGTGCATTCACGGTGTGACAATACATGCGAAGAAATAAAGTTGTGGACCTGGGAAAATCAACCCCCATAATCAACCTGCGGCGAAATAGACGGCAGTAACAATCACGGCACCACCAGTGATATTACCAAACATACGACACCCCAAAGAAATTAAAGGTGAGAATTGCCCGAGAATTTCGGCTGGGTTTTTTATGTAACGTAAAAAGAATCTAAGTTTTTGATATCAGAAACCAACTAAATAGATTCCAATAAACGTAACTGCCGCAAGAGTAAACGTTATTGAATATGATGTAG
This genomic interval from Mycoplasma miroungigenitalium contains the following:
- the atpG gene encoding ATP synthase F1 subunit gamma; this translates as MASLQKIKSRINTVESIRKITHAMELVSTSKMRKARDYFNSVKLYEQQVSDIFGGFYSYLSAEDLRDYFAAKTSKKRLFLVITSDLGLAGSYNSNVLKLVKNTITDQDELIVLGSKGISILEAKYKNQIIKSTSWAHCEIKNIAQKCTKIMVEKYRKNEVGEIHVLYNEFVNNLVQQEHDLKILPYEYNFKKNQQRKINQVIEFEPSAKEILINTVPLYVSAKVNKCLASAVISEYASRRAAMETATDNADELIDDLNLEYNRKRQSNITQELNEIVGGANAV
- the atpC gene encoding ATP synthase F1 subunit epsilon; this translates as MNQTTEKNNSNQVVRLSISTLEGIFYEGDVRSVNLSTVTGGAIMLQPNRTPFISNIAVGKLSINEPNDPDYKLCVIGGGVVFADSKRIKIITDDIIDSKDIDINRAKRDREEALAHLKETDKDDKAKFELQLRKAIARINISNSKK
- the atpD gene encoding F0F1 ATP synthase subunit beta is translated as MKKNNGTIVQILGPVVDVKFPKGKLPNLLNALVAEFDGVKFTLEVAQHIGDDTVRTISMVSTNGLARGVKVADTGAPISVPVGEKVLGRMFNVLGEAIDNGDEPDTLKMPIHAKAPSYEEQKTASEILETGIKVVDLLIPYAKGGKIGLFGGAGVGKTVLVQELINNIATQHGGLSVFAGVGERTREGNDLYYEMKASGVLDKTALVFGQMNEPPGARMRVALTGLTMAEYFRDKQNQDVLLFVDNIFRFTQAGSEVSALLGRMPSAVGYQPTLATEMGQLQERITSTHKGSITSVQAVYVPADDLTDPAPATTFNHLDAKTVLDRNIAALGIYPAVDPLESSSKLLDPLVVGQEHYNVAYGVVSILQRFKELQDIIAILGMGELSEEDKLLVSRARRIRNFLSQPFTVAEKFSGKPGAYVKLADTIKSFKGILEGNYDEVPEDLFLYAGDISEVEQRYDEYKKANSIQENVEQTEDESNNREK
- the ychF gene encoding redox-regulated ATPase YchF; translated protein: MSLKAGIVGLPNVGKSTLFSALTKYQVEASNYAFTTIEPNVSSVPLKDKRLYELAKLVNPNKIVPATFDFVDIAGLVQGASRGEGLGNKFLGNIREVDAIIHVVRCFDDKNIMHVANEVNPVNDKDVINMELNLADLDTIKNVLNRISKKAKSGDKIALIEQNLCLKIQELLEQGKAARELKDITEEEAKILKGYHLLTFKPMIYVANMSAEEIANYENAPLFKMFKASCSSEEKILPICVQLESEISQLDENEAQEWLQTYEIKFSGLDLLTREAFDLLKLKTYFTVGQIEVRAWVFHDGMLAPQCAGIIHTDFENKFIKADVITYEDFVELGSEQAVKAAGKIRSEGKNYVMKDGDICHFKFGK
- a CDS encoding site-specific DNA-methyltransferase, which produces MNKLLEEYLIKLDELPNTEFNIDQKILCKKLLQKVEDERDLPNVFQFLTQRVKTGFTFDIAPTVDSGSVAILKYDEHKSFINKLGGNDNTLIIGENYDALKNLLVIERESERGLEFNYDVIYIDPPYNTEASKNDGNSVANDKEFVDSNKFIYRDKYSRNGWLNMINERLRMAKDLLKEDGVIFVSIDDNEQAYLKVLMDEIFGEENFVANMINKTGAGRSDSKNIAIKKEYVLCYQKTNLFIANKKSSNIENYKYKDNNGFYSRNSFDRQGLRYSPSLDYEIIAPDGSKIYPGNSKEKWLDRQKNKNIERDWCWTLSKKEYKNRNDNGLIEWYKVNNQWRVAYKKYFDANDKSIPYSDLINDKSYNGMYEIKQIFNNRVFNYPKSIELIKYLLNLCQNKNARILDFFAGSGTTAHAVMELNREDGGNRTYTLVTNNENNIADEITYERLYRINNGKGTKGETFDWLKKNEPYRENLNVFNIVKYNTSINNTEDDNTKIKSIFRNSLTYFGISDNSLNNLDILRDLQSLEIYEKKA
- a CDS encoding DEAD/DEAH box helicase family protein, producing the protein MKLINTQNRAVGELVDHCVKNYLSDKNTSNKIIEFKAPTGSGKTFMLANFIDKMITKNREINNGNQKIIFIIVTLSSADLPRQMENNIKDYLPYLQNRHINIQRQESPSTSDKNIKDKDVRFFAENEKVLIFGSSSFGKKRLFTEYGIFDAFLQQIENQDYKLIYIRDEAHHGGLINNKDTKDYEEKFESKVQKAANFVVKMTATPKGGYEQVIITEDQLRKDNIVLLKNNLMFNHGISRINFEEVSTEEILEVACKEFRNIKDNFYSDSKKEPGLVNINPAMLIQVTDKVSKNKEKFEKDLNIITNILEKNNLQYVKYFSGEKIDSKARNVKSLKEISKNNSDVDVIIFKVGPATGWNIPRACMLLQIRDVSSDTLNKQTIGRIKRNPNPNFYFDENSIANNYYIYSNKKEDTRETMIYKLKNVYETATFASGKINPLLLKQASNTQKYYDDVLSIMNKTEVLQLAKNYLDHLAKYHYLIAKETEIKEGKIVKKLIEEKIWNNIDLEIFCENSILENHKLFSIQLKNKLNNWFESEIMNFDNKISIHLFWYIIIKNYLNDIRGCHKKSVELLKKTSDQKEYILNFQKTLPIYLYNYKNKHDIMIVENIMKYAYVNTLKEKKHVHYFDSETELNFINHITSCLNDYPNYFEKVELWTRNAVFHGINFQYYEEFNDIKNSYPDFIIRYKNNHESHDLIIEVKDFENDYDENKTKNIITAFNNYIDEYKSNWITKDLSIIVAYVSESVDHKILFRGSSTSEKLNKILNHENKKPIWSVKDLFETISE